A portion of the Desulforegula conservatrix Mb1Pa genome contains these proteins:
- the guaA gene encoding glutamine-hydrolyzing GMP synthase, producing the protein MIVIIDFGSQFNQLIARRVRECEVYCQIEPPNTPIEAIKAMKPEGIILSGGPSSIYDEHSPKVDRAIFELGVPVLGICYGMQFMVDALGGKVESAEKREYGFARLKTDNKSGLLKDIEDDSVCWMSHGDSSTGLPSGFEITASTDNTEIAVIECNKRRLYGVQFHPEVEHSQEGRKVLSNFLFNICDCKRSWTMKSFVEEEIAEIRKVTNGKKVILGLSGGVDSSVAAVLIHKAIGDHLTCIFVDNGLLRKDERKKLEETFSNNFHMNIIYVDASKKFLGALEGVTDPEKKRKIIGALFIEVFDEEASKIKDAEFLAQGTLYPDIIESKSAFGGPTAVIKSHHNVGGLPEDMKLKLIEPLKHLFKDEVRALGEELGLTEEMVWRQPFPGPGLSIRILGEVTEKRLAILREADSILLEEIRNAGFYRKLWQSFAVLLPVKSVGVMGDKRTYENCIAIRAVNSIDAMTADWARLPHDLLAKISNRLINEVSGVNRVVYDISSKPPGTIEWE; encoded by the coding sequence ATGATAGTTATCATCGATTTCGGATCCCAGTTCAATCAGCTAATAGCAAGGCGTGTGCGTGAGTGCGAGGTTTACTGCCAGATTGAACCGCCAAACACTCCGATTGAGGCAATAAAGGCCATGAAACCAGAAGGGATAATACTCTCTGGAGGGCCTTCAAGCATATATGACGAACACAGCCCAAAGGTCGACAGGGCCATATTTGAACTTGGAGTCCCTGTTCTCGGGATATGCTACGGCATGCAATTCATGGTTGATGCACTTGGCGGAAAAGTCGAATCAGCTGAAAAAAGAGAATACGGATTTGCACGTCTCAAGACAGACAACAAATCAGGACTACTTAAAGACATAGAAGACGACTCTGTATGCTGGATGAGCCACGGGGACTCCAGCACCGGCCTTCCTTCAGGGTTTGAAATCACTGCTTCGACAGATAATACTGAAATAGCGGTAATCGAATGCAACAAAAGAAGACTCTACGGAGTTCAGTTTCACCCTGAGGTCGAGCATTCCCAGGAAGGAAGAAAAGTTTTAAGCAATTTCCTTTTCAATATTTGTGACTGCAAACGTTCCTGGACAATGAAATCCTTTGTTGAAGAAGAAATAGCTGAAATCAGAAAAGTAACAAACGGTAAAAAAGTAATCCTCGGCCTTTCCGGAGGAGTCGACTCATCTGTGGCCGCTGTGCTTATTCACAAAGCAATCGGAGATCATCTGACCTGTATATTTGTAGATAACGGGCTGCTCAGAAAAGACGAAAGAAAAAAACTGGAAGAAACCTTCTCGAATAATTTCCACATGAACATAATATATGTGGACGCCAGTAAAAAATTTCTGGGTGCCCTTGAAGGCGTTACAGACCCTGAAAAAAAGAGAAAGATCATAGGCGCTCTGTTCATAGAAGTCTTTGACGAAGAAGCGTCAAAAATTAAAGATGCGGAATTTTTGGCCCAGGGCACCCTTTATCCTGACATTATCGAATCAAAATCAGCCTTTGGCGGCCCGACCGCAGTGATCAAATCCCATCACAATGTTGGTGGTCTTCCTGAAGACATGAAACTAAAGCTTATCGAGCCTTTAAAGCATCTATTCAAGGATGAGGTAAGGGCACTCGGCGAGGAACTGGGACTCACAGAAGAAATGGTCTGGCGTCAGCCTTTTCCCGGCCCTGGGCTTTCCATAAGAATACTCGGAGAAGTGACCGAAAAACGCCTTGCCATACTTCGTGAAGCAGATTCAATCCTTCTTGAAGAAATAAGAAATGCCGGATTTTACAGAAAGCTCTGGCAATCCTTTGCCGTCCTCCTTCCTGTAAAAAGCGTCGGCGTAATGGGAGACAAGAGAACATACGAAAATTGCATCGCTATCCGCGCAGTGAACAGCATAGATGCCATGACTGCGGATTGGGCAAGACTTCCGCATGATCTTCTCGCAAAAATATCCAACAGATTAATAAATGAGGTTTCTGGCGTTAACAGGGTGGTTTATGACATCAGTTCAAAACCTCCGGGAACAATTGAGTGGGAGTAG
- a CDS encoding alpha/beta hydrolase, with protein MQKDTSKPDYKAFDIPEILDFLFHPRQDYSTETPAGAEDFMISTEKNIFLGARLFQTDEKLPMILFFHGNGEIASDYDDLGPVYNKLGMNFMAADYRGYGKSTGSPTVEGMMHDSLKIFDFTKNLMAERGFTGPMIVMGRSLGSASACEIAQNYQNELDCLIIESGFSRAEPLLKRLGASTSGMSPKKSFFDNADKLANFKKPVLIIHAEYDNIIPYSDARELFESLPEETDKKLLKIREADHNSIFYYGMNEYLEAILRISMKCNKNI; from the coding sequence GTGCAAAAAGACACGTCTAAACCGGACTATAAGGCGTTTGACATTCCTGAAATATTAGATTTTCTTTTTCATCCAAGGCAGGATTATTCGACTGAAACGCCTGCCGGAGCCGAAGATTTCATGATAAGCACTGAAAAAAATATTTTTTTGGGTGCAAGACTTTTTCAAACAGACGAAAAGCTCCCTATGATTCTTTTTTTTCATGGAAATGGTGAAATAGCATCAGACTATGATGATCTCGGACCTGTTTACAATAAGCTTGGCATGAATTTTATGGCTGCGGATTACAGAGGATACGGCAAATCGACCGGAAGTCCTACAGTTGAAGGGATGATGCATGACAGCTTAAAAATATTTGATTTCACAAAAAATCTTATGGCTGAAAGAGGATTCACCGGGCCAATGATTGTAATGGGAAGATCCCTTGGCAGCGCATCGGCATGCGAGATAGCCCAAAATTACCAAAATGAATTAGACTGTCTCATAATAGAAAGCGGATTCTCAAGGGCCGAGCCTCTTCTGAAAAGGCTTGGAGCAAGTACTTCAGGCATGTCACCAAAAAAATCTTTTTTTGACAATGCGGATAAATTGGCCAATTTCAAAAAACCGGTACTTATTATTCATGCTGAATACGATAATATTATACCATATTCAGACGCCCGAGAGCTTTTTGAATCATTACCTGAAGAAACAGACAAAAAGCTTCTTAAAATCAGGGAAGCTGATCATAACAGTATTTTTTATTATGGAATGAATGAGTATCTTGAGGCCATACTCAGGATATCCATGAAATGTAATAAAAATATTTAA
- a CDS encoding TatD family hydrolase — protein MKKNILLFDSHCHLQDERITDNLEQIMQRAYQAGVSSFLCCGSCEEDWPVVEKVSLKYPGVFPAYGIHPWYIHEKSRNWLETLERYISTTNAAVGEIGLDNAITSNSFDEQSEIFRLQIRLANKYKRPVSLHCRKAWQAMTEILSEEGGLVSGGAIHSYSGSAEFIPILEKLGCYISFSCSVTKSGNKRARKACPAVSDSRLLIETDTPDIPPLGDNPVNEPANILLVLKTVSELRNSSIDEIARLTFDNATRLFGKS, from the coding sequence ATGAAAAAAAACATCCTTTTATTCGACTCCCATTGCCATCTTCAGGATGAAAGAATTACTGACAACCTCGAGCAAATTATGCAAAGAGCATATCAGGCCGGAGTGTCGTCATTTTTATGCTGCGGTTCCTGTGAAGAAGACTGGCCTGTAGTTGAAAAAGTAAGCCTGAAATACCCTGGTGTTTTTCCTGCATATGGGATTCATCCCTGGTATATACATGAAAAAAGCCGGAACTGGCTCGAAACCCTTGAAAGATATATATCCACAACAAATGCTGCTGTTGGCGAAATCGGTCTCGACAATGCTATAACATCCAACTCCTTTGATGAGCAGTCCGAAATATTCAGGCTCCAGATCCGGCTGGCCAACAAATACAAGAGACCAGTATCTCTTCATTGCAGAAAAGCGTGGCAGGCCATGACTGAAATTCTTTCTGAAGAAGGAGGTCTCGTCTCGGGCGGTGCCATTCATTCTTATTCAGGCTCCGCAGAATTTATCCCTATACTTGAAAAACTCGGATGCTATATTTCCTTTTCATGCTCTGTCACAAAAAGCGGGAACAAAAGGGCAAGAAAAGCCTGCCCGGCAGTATCAGACTCAAGACTCCTGATCGAGACCGATACACCTGATATCCCGCCCCTTGGTGACAACCCTGTTAATGAACCGGCCAACATCTTGCTTGTACTCAAAACTGTTTCGGAGCTGAGAAATTCGAGTATCGATGAAATAGCAAGACTGACGTTTGACAATGCAACAAGGCTCTTTGGAAAATCATGA
- a CDS encoding DMT family transporter, producing MIEKTAQTKGINHKSGLLAIIGLIIAMIFWASSFIAMKSAFRFYDSFFVIFGRMAVASAGFLLFIRQIKKVRIRKRDLKFLLLMGLCEPCLYFVLEAFSLKYTSASQSAMITSMLPLMVAFAAWLFLGEKISFRSVIGFIIAIAGVSWLSVAGEATAEAPNPFLGNLLEFMAMICATGYTVSLKYLSDRYSPVFLTSFQSFIGAIFFGVFLFFRPESIPTEIHPGATLTILYLGIAVSMAAYGLYNYGVSIIPANQASAFTNLIPVLGMIMGWVILGERFTKWQYLASALVFAGVFISQNRSDQKKTSSSPVRGIK from the coding sequence ATGATAGAAAAAACTGCACAAACCAAAGGAATAAACCACAAATCAGGACTTCTTGCAATCATTGGGCTGATAATTGCCATGATTTTCTGGGCCAGTTCATTTATTGCAATGAAATCCGCTTTCAGGTTTTATGATTCTTTTTTCGTAATATTCGGGCGCATGGCTGTCGCAAGTGCTGGTTTTCTTCTTTTCATTCGTCAGATCAAAAAAGTAAGGATAAGAAAGCGTGACCTGAAATTTCTACTTTTGATGGGGCTATGTGAACCCTGTCTCTATTTTGTGCTTGAGGCTTTTTCGCTTAAATATACATCTGCGTCACAGTCAGCCATGATAACATCCATGCTTCCGCTTATGGTGGCTTTTGCTGCATGGCTTTTTCTTGGTGAGAAAATCAGTTTTAGATCTGTTATTGGTTTTATAATTGCCATTGCAGGAGTTTCATGGCTTAGCGTAGCAGGGGAGGCAACCGCAGAAGCACCAAATCCTTTTCTCGGTAATCTTCTGGAATTTATGGCAATGATCTGCGCTACTGGGTATACAGTTTCTCTTAAATATCTGAGTGACAGATATTCTCCTGTTTTTTTAACCAGTTTTCAAAGCTTTATCGGTGCTATTTTTTTCGGGGTTTTTCTTTTTTTCAGACCAGAGAGCATACCCACCGAGATTCATCCTGGCGCGACTCTGACCATTCTTTATCTGGGTATTGCTGTCAGCATGGCCGCATATGGACTTTATAATTATGGAGTAAGTATTATTCCTGCAAATCAGGCATCGGCTTTTACGAATCTGATACCAGTGCTTGGAATGATTATGGGTTGGGTTATTCTTGGTGAGAGATTTACAAAGTGGCAGTATCTTGCTTCTGCTCTGGTTTTTGCAGGTGTTTTCATAAGTCAGAATAGATCTGATCAAAAAAAGACTTCATCTTCTCCGGTCAGGGGAATAAAATAA
- a CDS encoding tRNA threonylcarbamoyladenosine dehydratase — translation MIRFTRTKKLIGDENLLKLQNARVAVCGLGAVGSYAAEALARAGVGYLRIVDFDTVDESNINRQLFALSSTIGKSKTEVAIQRIKDINPDCEIDSRNVFIDAETAPEILEKPLDAVIDAIDGLSSKVSLIAEAVKSDIFIVSSMGAALRLEPTSIRYGDVFQTSGCPLARLVRKRLRKIGISEGVQCVYSDESVEMPLEEREFQSETLRGRPRLTLGSISYVTGIFGLTAAGKVIRHIIEQNDD, via the coding sequence ATGATAAGATTCACAAGAACAAAAAAACTCATTGGAGATGAAAACCTTCTTAAACTTCAAAATGCTAGAGTAGCCGTGTGCGGCCTCGGTGCCGTAGGATCTTATGCCGCCGAAGCACTCGCAAGGGCAGGAGTTGGTTATCTACGCATAGTTGATTTTGATACTGTGGATGAGTCCAATATAAACCGTCAGCTTTTTGCTCTTTCATCAACAATTGGAAAATCAAAGACTGAAGTTGCAATTCAGAGAATAAAAGACATAAATCCTGACTGTGAGATTGACAGCAGAAATGTCTTTATAGATGCAGAAACGGCGCCTGAAATACTCGAGAAGCCTCTTGATGCGGTGATTGACGCAATAGATGGGCTTTCTTCCAAAGTTTCCCTGATTGCAGAAGCCGTAAAATCTGACATTTTCATTGTCTCAAGCATGGGAGCAGCCTTAAGACTTGAACCAACGAGTATAAGATACGGCGACGTTTTTCAAACATCAGGTTGCCCGCTTGCGAGGCTGGTGAGAAAACGTCTCAGAAAAATAGGTATTTCAGAAGGAGTTCAATGTGTATATTCAGACGAATCAGTGGAAATGCCTCTCGAAGAAAGAGAATTCCAGAGTGAAACACTTAGGGGAAGACCAAGGCTTACCCTGGGCAGCATTTCTTATGTGACAGGAATATTCGGACTGACTGCCGCAGGAAAAGTCATCAGGCATATAATAGAACAAAATGATGATTAA
- a CDS encoding HD-GYP domain-containing protein, whose amino-acid sequence MIEKPLVLIVDDSPANIDMLVEALSGECRIGAARNGELALSFARRNPPALILLDVIMPGMTGFEVCDELKRDPDTRDIPVIFITALENAEEKSKGFKCGGVDYIVRPFHMDEVRARVKTHLTLRQMQIVLHQRNEELETKVREQTSALRNLLTSTIYGMARAFESRDPYTAGHQQRVAALACSIANDLGLSEKQFKTIEYAAILHDIGKIRIPVSILTRTGPLLGAEIEMIKVHPEVGYNILKDIPFPWPIAEVVRQHHEKTDGSGYPLGLKGDEILLEAKVLTVADVTEAKSSYRPYRPALGIDNALEEIETRRGIYYDSEVVDSCIRLFRKQGFVFPGG is encoded by the coding sequence ATGATAGAAAAACCTCTTGTTCTTATAGTCGATGACAGTCCTGCAAATATAGACATGCTTGTTGAGGCTCTGTCCGGGGAATGCAGAATCGGAGCTGCAAGAAATGGTGAGCTTGCATTGTCTTTTGCACGCAGGAATCCGCCGGCTTTAATTCTGCTTGATGTCATTATGCCCGGAATGACCGGTTTCGAAGTATGTGACGAGCTAAAAAGAGATCCTGACACCAGGGATATTCCGGTTATTTTCATAACAGCTCTTGAAAATGCCGAGGAAAAATCCAAGGGTTTCAAGTGCGGCGGCGTCGACTATATAGTCAGGCCTTTTCATATGGATGAAGTAAGGGCAAGGGTTAAGACTCATCTCACTCTCAGGCAGATGCAGATTGTCCTGCACCAGAGAAATGAGGAACTTGAAACAAAGGTAAGGGAGCAGACCTCTGCGCTCAGAAATCTTCTGACCTCCACAATTTACGGCATGGCAAGGGCTTTTGAAAGCAGAGACCCCTATACCGCAGGTCATCAGCAGCGTGTCGCGGCGCTTGCCTGTTCCATTGCCAATGATTTGGGTCTGTCTGAAAAACAGTTCAAAACCATCGAATATGCAGCAATACTCCATGATATTGGTAAAATACGAATACCTGTCTCGATATTAACCAGGACCGGCCCTCTTCTTGGAGCTGAAATAGAGATGATAAAGGTTCATCCTGAGGTCGGTTATAATATTCTAAAGGATATTCCTTTCCCCTGGCCAATTGCCGAAGTTGTAAGGCAGCATCATGAAAAAACGGATGGATCTGGTTATCCATTGGGTCTAAAAGGGGATGAAATCCTTCTTGAAGCCAAGGTTTTAACCGTGGCTGATGTAACTGAAGCCAAAAGTTCATATCGGCCCTACAGGCCTGCACTTGGCATTGATAATGCTCTGGAAGAGATCGAAACCCGTAGAGGCATTTATTATGATTCTGAAGTCGTTGATTCATGTATCCGTCTTTTCAGGAAACAAGGATTTGTTTTTCCAGGAGGGTGA
- the rlmN gene encoding 23S rRNA (adenine(2503)-C(2))-methyltransferase RlmN has translation MKIDILETSLHDLTLTLKNNYGKGAYHAEAVFKEVFQTGSKNFKENPAFKKSGVFAETMMKDVEINLPEIVMSEKAEDNAFKFASRYDDGAIVESVLIPMNNYNTICVSTQVGCRMGCIFCETGRLGLFRNLSASEIVAQVYLARFKLKQDIKNIVFMGMGEPLDNFDNLIKAIMILNEQKGLDFAMSHMTVSTAGLPEGLKKLGELGLRRLHVAVSLNAPNDEIRSRLMPINIHAPMAKLKKALEEYPLRSGGCFLVEYIVIPGVNNLPEHARQVAEFIGNLPVRINLIPCNPSSGGGFTATTDEEILVFSELLTQEGLFVRKRWSKGTFVAAGCGQLGAKYKVIS, from the coding sequence ATGAAAATAGATATTCTCGAAACAAGTCTGCATGATCTGACCCTGACTTTGAAAAATAATTATGGGAAAGGCGCATATCACGCGGAAGCTGTATTCAAGGAAGTATTTCAGACCGGCTCAAAAAATTTCAAGGAAAACCCCGCCTTTAAAAAATCAGGCGTTTTTGCTGAAACCATGATGAAGGACGTGGAAATTAATCTTCCTGAAATAGTCATGTCCGAGAAAGCCGAAGACAATGCCTTCAAGTTTGCTTCAAGATATGATGATGGTGCTATTGTTGAATCAGTATTAATTCCGATGAACAACTACAACACAATCTGTGTATCAACCCAGGTCGGGTGCAGAATGGGCTGCATATTCTGCGAAACAGGACGTCTCGGACTATTCAGAAACCTTTCCGCTTCGGAGATTGTTGCCCAAGTTTATCTGGCAAGGTTTAAGCTTAAACAGGACATCAAGAATATTGTTTTCATGGGAATGGGAGAGCCTTTAGACAATTTTGACAATCTCATAAAGGCCATAATGATCCTTAATGAACAAAAGGGTCTTGATTTTGCCATGAGCCATATGACTGTATCCACAGCAGGCTTGCCCGAAGGATTAAAAAAACTGGGGGAACTTGGCCTTCGCAGACTCCATGTGGCAGTATCCCTGAATGCCCCAAATGACGAGATCAGATCAAGGCTTATGCCCATAAATATCCATGCTCCCATGGCCAAACTCAAAAAAGCGCTCGAAGAATATCCTTTAAGGTCAGGTGGGTGCTTCCTTGTCGAATATATCGTAATCCCAGGCGTAAACAATCTTCCGGAGCACGCCAGACAGGTAGCTGAATTCATAGGAAACCTTCCTGTAAGGATAAATCTGATACCATGCAACCCGTCTTCAGGCGGCGGATTCACAGCAACGACAGATGAGGAAATCCTTGTTTTTTCCGAGCTTCTGACCCAAGAAGGGCTTTTTGTAAGAAAAAGATGGAGCAAGGGAACTTTTGTTGCTGCGGGCTGCGGTCAGCTTGGGGCAAAATATAAGGTGATCTCTTAA
- a CDS encoding DUF350 domain-containing protein: MNLNVNLDSIISSAIFILLFYVLFFIGKTVNRVMHRGYDPVHELFQKDNSALALAMTGYYAGLVIAIGGVIAGPSSGLVDDVIDVCIYGLLAVILLNISWVICDRLILFRCNIKDELIRDQNQGAGVVSMAVSIASGFVIYGSVSGQGGSIWTAIAFWAAGQVMLIIAALVYELITPYKMQDEIEKDNVAAGVSFAGALISIGIIVGLSAEGDFHSWQEDFPRYLFISVIGILMLPVVRFMTDWILLPGVTLEDEIAGQEKPNIGAAYLEAFSYIAAAFIINWCI, from the coding sequence ATGAACCTTAATGTCAACCTTGATTCAATAATCAGCTCGGCAATTTTCATTCTGCTTTTTTATGTTCTTTTTTTTATAGGTAAAACCGTAAACAGGGTCATGCATCGTGGGTACGACCCTGTTCATGAACTTTTCCAGAAGGATAACTCTGCCCTTGCGCTTGCAATGACTGGATATTACGCAGGTCTTGTAATCGCCATTGGAGGAGTAATTGCCGGGCCTTCCAGCGGTTTGGTGGATGATGTCATTGATGTCTGTATTTATGGCCTTTTGGCGGTTATTCTGCTGAATATTTCATGGGTTATCTGTGACAGGCTTATCTTATTCAGATGTAATATCAAAGACGAGCTCATCAGAGACCAGAATCAGGGAGCTGGCGTTGTTTCAATGGCAGTCAGCATAGCAAGCGGATTTGTGATTTACGGTTCCGTGTCCGGGCAGGGCGGGAGTATCTGGACGGCAATCGCTTTCTGGGCGGCCGGTCAGGTAATGCTCATAATTGCGGCCCTGGTTTATGAGCTTATAACTCCTTACAAGATGCAGGACGAAATTGAAAAAGACAATGTGGCTGCCGGTGTTAGCTTTGCAGGCGCTTTGATCTCAATAGGAATAATAGTCGGACTTTCTGCGGAAGGTGATTTTCATTCGTGGCAGGAAGATTTTCCAAGGTATCTGTTCATCTCGGTAATTGGGATATTAATGCTGCCAGTGGTTCGTTTCATGACTGACTGGATTCTTTTGCCAGGAGTAACCCTAGAAGATGAAATAGCAGGGCAGGAAAAACCAAACATAGGTGCCGCATATTTGGAAGCTTTTTCATATATAGCAGCCGCATTCATTATAAACTGGTGCATCTGA
- a CDS encoding prolipoprotein diacylglyceryl transferase — protein sequence MRLYEDDKEEIRPSFSFGDEKDNSLTVHEQGGDKYYEERLGRTVDPVSKVQTKLNIVAIIIPCIVTIAILVMYFQIKNELTSIQNSGSTELKNLSAELQQKVTNLETRLATVEQKITADLETTTASVKDLNAKIQSKPDKKDFDAFNAQATSKLEQIQKSASETAASTADKIKKDVEASVGQMQNSVNAAVKSVNDIEKSVKPEIESLKGSVSEATSIAKTAQKEAASLKSSGFATADDIRKETARLETKIKELEQKIAKQPKSAPAAIAPAPVSKSSKSAVTEPKQEPAAKQKTVKPAAPEPEANFEEPIPDIDEAPPVPKPSKAKGGINEQNL from the coding sequence ATGAGACTCTACGAAGATGATAAAGAAGAAATAAGACCGAGTTTCAGTTTTGGTGATGAAAAGGATAACAGCCTCACTGTTCATGAACAGGGCGGCGACAAATATTATGAAGAAAGATTAGGCAGAACTGTTGATCCTGTAAGCAAAGTTCAGACAAAGCTGAATATTGTAGCCATCATTATTCCGTGCATAGTCACAATTGCAATACTGGTAATGTATTTTCAGATAAAAAATGAACTCACATCAATTCAGAATTCTGGATCAACTGAGCTGAAGAATCTTTCTGCGGAGCTTCAGCAGAAGGTGACAAATCTTGAAACAAGACTTGCAACAGTAGAGCAGAAGATAACCGCTGACCTTGAGACGACCACTGCATCTGTAAAAGATCTCAATGCCAAGATACAGAGCAAGCCGGATAAAAAGGATTTCGACGCGTTTAATGCCCAGGCTACGTCAAAACTTGAGCAGATTCAGAAATCAGCTTCTGAAACAGCCGCTTCAACTGCTGACAAAATCAAGAAAGACGTTGAGGCAAGCGTTGGTCAGATGCAAAATAGTGTCAATGCTGCGGTCAAATCCGTCAATGACATTGAGAAAAGCGTCAAGCCTGAAATAGAATCATTAAAGGGATCAGTATCTGAAGCCACAAGCATTGCAAAAACTGCTCAGAAAGAGGCAGCGAGTTTAAAATCAAGCGGATTTGCCACAGCCGATGACATCAGAAAAGAAACAGCCCGCCTTGAAACAAAAATCAAGGAACTTGAGCAGAAAATCGCAAAGCAGCCAAAATCAGCACCTGCAGCCATTGCCCCTGCACCAGTTTCAAAATCGTCTAAAAGCGCTGTAACCGAGCCAAAACAGGAGCCGGCCGCAAAGCAAAAAACTGTGAAACCGGCTGCTCCTGAGCCTGAAGCAAATTTTGAAGAGCCGATTCCGGATATTGATGAAGCACCACCTGTCCCAAAGCCGTCAAAAGCAAAGGGCGGCATTAACGAGCAAAATCTGTAG
- a CDS encoding S1 RNA-binding domain-containing protein — MNEENFEEMLNSYDPSSAETLKRGDRVKARIISITSDTVFVDIGSKMDGAVAKSEFIDKNGELTCKTGDSVDLYVTASGESEIILSKAISSGGSEMIREAYDSRIPVEGKVASECKGGFNIEIMKKRAFCPISQIDIRHVENAAEFIGQTLTFVITKFEEGGRNIVVSRRELLNKELESSRKEFLSNLKPGSVYKGRVQKIIPVGAIVEIFPGLTGMVHISELSWSRTEKPEDVVRVGDNVDVALIKTEKTADNQLRISLSIKKIAEDPMLSAANRFTAGDIVSAKITRLTQFGAFAEIEPGVEGLIHVSEMSYTKRVHKPSDMVSSGDVVQVSIKSVDPETKKISLSMKAAEGDPWALAAENFKPGSAVEGTVEKKEAFGLFIKLAPGVTGLLPKSIINESSDSAKVLGMKPGDKIQVFVGELNIKDRKISLRLTGSEDTKDDWKNHAKSQQNENQSMGSFGEKLAELMKNKK; from the coding sequence ATGAACGAAGAAAATTTTGAAGAAATGCTCAACTCTTATGACCCCTCATCTGCTGAAACACTTAAACGCGGAGACAGGGTTAAAGCACGAATCATATCGATAACATCGGATACAGTCTTTGTGGACATAGGTTCAAAAATGGACGGGGCAGTGGCAAAATCCGAGTTTATTGACAAAAATGGTGAACTGACCTGCAAGACAGGGGATTCTGTGGATCTCTATGTTACTGCATCAGGTGAAAGCGAGATCATTCTTTCAAAAGCAATATCTTCCGGCGGCAGTGAAATGATCAGGGAAGCCTACGACTCAAGAATCCCGGTGGAAGGCAAAGTCGCCTCTGAATGCAAGGGCGGATTCAACATAGAAATAATGAAAAAAAGGGCTTTTTGCCCAATCAGCCAGATCGACATCAGGCACGTTGAAAATGCCGCAGAATTTATTGGCCAGACCCTGACATTCGTCATAACAAAATTTGAAGAAGGCGGAAGAAATATTGTGGTTTCAAGACGGGAGCTTCTTAACAAGGAACTCGAGTCATCCAGAAAAGAATTCCTGTCCAATCTTAAGCCTGGAAGCGTATATAAAGGCAGGGTCCAGAAAATTATCCCCGTTGGCGCCATTGTCGAGATTTTCCCGGGGCTTACAGGTATGGTTCATATTTCCGAACTTTCATGGTCAAGAACAGAAAAGCCTGAAGACGTTGTAAGAGTCGGTGATAATGTGGACGTTGCTCTTATCAAGACTGAAAAGACCGCTGACAATCAGCTTAGAATATCCCTTTCGATCAAAAAGATAGCTGAAGATCCAATGCTTTCCGCAGCAAACCGTTTCACTGCTGGTGATATAGTTTCGGCAAAAATTACAAGACTTACACAGTTCGGAGCATTTGCCGAAATTGAGCCAGGAGTTGAAGGACTCATTCATGTTAGCGAAATGAGCTACACAAAAAGAGTGCATAAACCTTCTGATATGGTCAGCTCAGGCGATGTTGTCCAAGTTTCCATTAAATCAGTTGATCCTGAAACAAAAAAGATATCCCTTAGCATGAAGGCCGCAGAAGGCGATCCTTGGGCTCTCGCTGCTGAAAATTTCAAGCCTGGCAGTGCTGTTGAAGGAACAGTCGAAAAAAAGGAAGCTTTTGGCCTTTTCATCAAGCTTGCTCCTGGAGTAACCGGTCTTCTTCCAAAATCCATAATCAACGAAAGCTCTGACTCTGCAAAAGTACTCGGCATGAAGCCAGGAGACAAAATACAGGTTTTTGTTGGTGAGCTGAATATAAAGGATAGAAAAATCTCACTGCGTTTAACAGGCTCAGAAGATACAAAGGATGACTGGAAAAACCACGCCAAGTCTCAGCAGAATGAGAACCAGTCCATGGGATCGTTTGGTGAAAAGCTTGCGGAGTTAATGAAAAACAAAAAATAA